The sequence CGGGGAAATGTACTTCATGCTGCCGAGGAACAGCAGGAAGGCCACTGTACCGACGATAATGACGCCAAGGAGCATGAGTGCAACTTTCCAATCAAGCAGATAGTGGAACTCCCTGAACAGGCGCAGCGGGTTCATCACAAACAACGCCGCTCCACCGGCGACCATCGCCCAGCCGATCGACAGCAGAACCCCCCATTCCTGCATGAGACGGACCGGGTACAGCGTATAGAATGTAAAGGCGAACCCGACGGCAACCCCCCAGAAGACCGCTGCCGGCGTGAGACTGAAGCCAGACAGCGACCCGTTCGTCAGCAGCAGGAACAGTCCCCCGAGCGTGACGAGCATCCCCGCAATCTGAGCGAGCGGCGGAACGAACCGCTGACGCACCGACACGAAAAGGATGACATAGATCGGCGACAGGAACTGGAACAGCGTCGCAATCACCGCGTTGCTTTCGCTGATTGCGGATGTGAAGGCGAACTGGACGCCAAGCATTCCGAGCACCCCGAAAATGACCATCTGACGGGCCCATACTTTCTGCCGCCAAGGTCGCATCACCGGTTTGCCCTTCAGTTTTAAATAGGTAATTAGCAATAGGCCTGCGATCAGCAGCCGGTTTGTTAGCAGGAACGAGACCGACATCCCGCTGTTCTCCAGTATCCATTCCATCATTGGCCCGGAAAGTCCCCATAAAGCGGCCCCGCTTATAATCATTGCAAGTCCTTTTACCCGTTCCATCCATTCACCTTCGTTTCCTCGTTGATATGATTCTATCTATGTGCTTGTATAAATTTCATAATATAGGTGAAAAGTTCAAGGTTTTGGTCTATACTGGTCTTATGAACTAGTTGAAAGGGGAACTTCCATGACCACCTTACACGAACAGCATGATCTGGATATGCCTGACGTCCGGCACAGTCTCGATCATTACTATATGGTAACCCAAACAGATGCGGAAGGTCTCGTACTTTCTGTAAATAAAAACTTTCTGAATGTAAGCAATTGGACTCCGAAGCGGGTTCTTGGGAAAACGATCTGGCAGCTGTTCGATGAAGACGAAAAAGCGCAGAACACGATCCACCACATATGGACACAGCTGCAATCGGGGAAAACGTGGTTCGGCACGGCACAGAAACAGAAACGGACCGGCGAACCGTACTTCACGAACATGCTGGCCGTACCGTCGATGGAGGAGGACGGCAGTCTGGCGCGTGCGCTGTTCCTCGAACTCGACATCACGGAAGACATCCGGCTGAAAGAGCGGCTCGAGCAGATTGCTTTCATCGATATCGAAACCGGTCTCATGAGCCGCCACAAACTGGAATCGCTTGTCAATGACATGATCCGGGAAGAGAAGAGCTTCTCCTTCGTCTACCTGTCCATCGATCATTATTACACATTGAAAGAGCTGCAGAACGGGACGGATGAAACGGAACTCACACAGGCATTCGCAAACCGCATGAAGCGCTATTTCCAGGACAATCCGATCGCACGCATCGGCAGCAGCCAGTTCGTCATACTGACACCGTTCGGGGACTGGTACGTCCAGGGCTTCCTCGACTTCCTGGAACAGCAGCCGCTCTATATCGGAAGTGAAGCGCTGCCGCTGTCGATCAGCGGGGGCATCGTCCGGTATCCGGAAGACCAGAAAAGCTACGTCACCCTGCTCGAAGCGGCAGTGATGACGCTCGACGAAGTGCGGAAGCAGGGCGGCGGCAAGATCGTGTCCCTGTCGGCAACGTCGCACAAAGTGCTGAACCGCCGGTCGCTCATCAACCGGAAACTGCTGACAGCGCTCGATCACAAGGCGCTCGAAGTCGCGTTCCAGCCCCAGTACGATGTGGCGTCAAAGCAGGTCAAGGTCTACGAAGCACTTGTCCGCTGGGAGGATGAGGAACTCGGCACTGTCTCGCCGGATGAACTGATCCCGATCGCCGAATCGAATGGCCTGATCGCCAATATCGGCGAATATGTCCTGTCGGAAGCAGCCCGTCTTGCCGTGAGGCTTGAGGAACAGGAAGGCAGCCCGCATGTGTCTGTCAACACGTCGGTGCGCGAATTCTCGAACCATCCTATGAAGGAAAACATGCTCAGCATCCTGCAGACTGAAGGATGCCGGCCGGGCCAGCTGGAACTCGAGATCACCGAAAAATTCGCCTTCCGGGCCGAAGAGGAACAGTCCATCATCCAGCAGATGAAGGAACTGCAGGATGCCGGTGTGAACTTCATCCTCGATGATTTCGGGACCGGCTACGCCTCGTTCCGCTACATGCAGTACTTGCCGATCTCCAAAGTGAAGATCGACAAAGTGTACATGAACAGCCTCGTGAGTCATCCGAAGACGCAGCAGCTCGTCGAAGGGATGATCCAGTTCAGCAAGACGATGGGCCTGTACACGATTGCGGAAGGCGTCGAGACGCAGGCCCAGTTCGACCTGCTCGTCTCGATGGGGATCGATGCGGTCCAGGGATACTATATCGGTGCGCCTGTTCCTGCAGAGAAGCTGCATCTCCGCAACTAAGGAAAGAGCACTGCCTGCGGGCAGCGCTCTTTCTTTGTGTTCACTTCTGTTTGAAGCGTTCCGTTTTGTCCCAGCCGATGATCTGCCGGTTCTTTTTGGCCTTGACATACAGAATGAGACTCCGAACGAACAGGTACGAAAACAGCTGCGCATACGTGAAATACATGATGACGCTGATGAACACATTGAGCGGTGTGAATGTCCGCTGTGTCGCTTGCGCTGCGAACAGCTGCGTCGTGTAGACGATGTACGCCAGATACCAGATGAACAGCAGCGGGTAGGTGTATTCGATGTAGAAAATATCGAGCAGGCCTAGGATGAACCAGATATACGAGATGACGAGAAACAGCCAAAACACGACATAGACGAGCAGCTGATGGATGGAATGGACGAGCAGCTTGCCTTTGAAATAACCGGGTTCCGTCAGCGTCTTCTCGACGATGTACAGGTTCCCCTGCAGCCAGCGGGTCCGCTGTTTCAAATAGACGCCGAGCGTTTCCGGTTCCTGTTCCCACGTAATGGAGTCCGGGACGATCGGCAGGTAGTAGCCCGCTTTCGTGATCCGCAGCGTCAGTTCTGCATCTTCTGCGATCGCATACGGATCATACCCGCCGAGTTCCTCGATGACGGACCGCCGGACAAGCATGTTGGTCCCCGTCAGCGAGCCGGTCTTGAACAGCTGCCAGCGGCCCGACTGCATGAGCAGCTGGAACACCTGGAACTCGATCGAGATCATCCGTGTCAGCCAGTTCGCCTGCTCGTTGACCGTCCGGACATAGCCGACCGCGCCGGCAGACTTCGGATTGCTTTCGGCTACGGCGACAAGCTTGACGAGCGCTTCCGGATCCGGCTGATTGTCGGCATCGTATACGCAGTAGTAGGTCCCGCCGGAAATGCTCAATCCATAGTTGAGCACCCTGGACTTCCCTTTCGGTTCGCCGGGCGGCACGAGTATATGATGGACGTTGGTGAATGTAGCCGCGAAGTCCTCGGCGATGTCTCCGGTTTCATCGGACGAATTGTCGTTCAGTACGTAGATCTGCAGATTGCCTGGATAGTTCAGCCGGGTCATCGCTTCGATTGTGTCCTGGATGACGACCCCTTCGTTATGCGCAGGAATCAGTATATCGACACTTGGATACTCGGCGAGCTCCGGAATCTCCTGCCCCTTCAGCCGGTTGTAGAGACCCGCAATCGTCAGCATGGAGTAATACCCGAGCAGCAGCAGGAACAGCGCCGTCGTGAAGAACAGCAGCAGCTTTACGTTGAACACAGCCGCGACAACCAGCAAAACGATGAACAGGAAGGCGGTCGTCAGCAGGATGATCAGACGTCTGTTCATGGAATCACCAGCAGTTCATCGAGTGTCCGCTGCCCTTCTATCTTCCGGGTCTCCCAGCCGATCTGCTTGAACGCGTCTGGTTCGAGCTGGCGCAGCATCGCTTCTTGCAGCCGCTGTTCGACGACAGCATAGCCCTCGTCACCGATATTCTGCAGCAGGAAGACGATCGTGCTGCCATCCAGCTGGCCGACGAGATCATAGTGTTTCCGGAGCGTCCCGTAGATGGCGGCACCGCTTGCCGCCATCGCCTGCTTCCGGGCAGCTCTTCGCAGTGCCGACAGATCCGCAGTCACGATATAGCCCGGTTCCCGGTGCCGTTCCATGGACGATAACACCAACGATGCCTGTTTCTCGAACTCCCGTTTCGTCAGTACGCCCTGCTCGGAGATGAATTCCCGGAGTTCCTCCACCCGCTGCTTCAGTTCCCTGTTTTCCAGACGGTACGAATAGACGTATTTCGCCACGCTATAGAGCGCGAACAGGTGAAGCAGGAACAGGAAATGGAGCCCGATGCCCGCCGCCTGTTCACCGGGTGACCAGCCATCCATGAAGGCCCGGTACAGGAAATAGAAAACTGTCATGAGGGTGAACAGAATATAGAAGAAAAAGGCCGTCCTGTCCGTGACCAGGAAGAAAAGCACCGCACAGACCGTCAGCACAATTGCAATGACAGCCTGGTCCGCCTGCAGCTGGAGCCCGATCAGCAGAGATGCACTGCCCAGCCAGATGACTGACGCGAATGGCAGCTGCAGACGCTGCCAGCGTGTTTGTTTCGTTTCCATCCGTCCCGCCTCCATCCTGAAATTCTGTCAGTTGTATGTCCTTCTCTTAGTCTATGCAAAACGAGCCAGTGTTTGCAAGGCGGACAGACGGGAATACTCTGATTAGAAAATCGGTAAGGAGGATTCAACCTATGTCTGAGAACAAATATGAAAAGATCGATGAACAGGTGAAACCCCAGACGCAGGAACAGCAGCCCGGTGTCGAAGAAGAGATGTCACCCCAGCCGATCTACGACGATGAAAACTACAAAGGTTCCGGAAAGCTGAAAGGGAAAAAAGCGCTGATCAGCGGCGGTGACAGCGGAATCGGACGTGCCGTGGCCGTTGCGTTCGCGAAAGAAGGGGCGGATGTCGCCATCGCCTATCTGAGCGAGGACGAAGACGTCGATGCCGACAAGACGGTCAAACTGATCGAGCAGTATGGCGGGAAAGCATGGAAGAGGCGCATCGATATCAGTGACGAGGAAAACTGCGAGACGCTTATCGAGGATGTCGTCAAAGAGTTCGGCGGTCTTGATGTGCTGGTCAACAATGCAGGAAAACAGTTCCCGCAGAAATCGCTGCTCGATATTTCAGGCGACCAGCTCCGGGAAACGTTCGACACGAACTTCTTCGGACTGTTCTTCTTGACGCGCGCCGCACTCCCTCACTTGAAAGAAGGCGCATCGATCGTGAATACGTCATCCGTGACCGCCTATAACGGATCCCCGGGACTGCTCGATTATTCGGCGACCAAAGGGGCGATCACGACATTCACACGCTCCCTCGCGCTCAACCTCGCGGAGAAGAAGATCCGCGTGAATGCAGTGGCACCGGGCCCGATCTGGACACCGCTCATCCCGTCGACATTCGACGCAAAGACAGTGGAGGCCCACGGCAGCGACACGCCGATGAAACGGCGTGGTGAACCGGCCGAAAACGCACCGGCCTACGTGTTCCTCGCCTCCGATGATGCCAGCTACATGACCGGCCAGACGATCCACGTCGACGGCGGCGACTACGTCGGCTCATAATCACGGCCCACACGCCCTGCGGAATTGTTCCGCAGGGCATTTTTTCGTCGTGCGCGTATTCGCTTCCTGCCCGCGCGTATCTCCCCTCTTGCCGCGCGTATTTTTCGCCGCGCGCGTATTTGCTTCCCGTCCGCGCGTATCTCCTCTCCTGCCGCGCGTATTTTCCGTCGCACGCGTATTTCGCCTCTGGCCGCGCGTATCTGGTGCCTGCCCGCGCATATCTCCCCTTCCGTCGCGCTTTTTTTTTCGCCGCGCGCGTATCCGCTGCTTCGCCGCGCATGTGCGAGCGAAGTCCCACACAAAACGAACGGAGTGAGCACCAATCATCCTTTGAATTGTGCCCAGATGCCGATAAATTCGGCGAAACGTCCGATACTTCACAGGTTCTGTCCGATATCACCCGTGAAATGGCGGATATCCTCCGCAAACTGTCCGATACACCGCACGTTCTGTCCAATAGTGCTTGCCAGCGTATGCTATCTCTTAAACCTTAAAGGAATGTGGATAATGAAGGGCTTTAAAGCGATCAAGATCTACTTGTTATGTGGATAACTAAAGTTACACCCGATTTCGGTGGATACCTTTTCCCCATTCCGGTGATAACTTCTGCAAAACTTCTGAATAACTCGTATGCTATCCACAAAAATACCGGCAGACGCAATGTGCGCTGCCGGTATTTCATATTTATCCACATCAGGCTTCCGCAATTTCCTGTTTCGAATACCGTTTGCTGAACAGCAGGGCGAAATAGCCGGCTGTCAGTGCGAGACATACGGCCATGAAGCCGAGGAGCACGCCGTTCGAGGCCCACAGATGAGCCATATCCCCAGTTGAGATCGATGCTTTGAACGCCTGCACCGAATACGTCATCGGCAGGAATTTATTGAACACCTGCAACGGCTCCGGAATCAGCTCCAGCGGGAATGTCCCGGCACTTGTCACGAGCTGCATGATGAGCACGAGGATCGCGAGGAACCGTCCGGCATCACTGAATACCGAAACGAACAGCTGCACCAGTGCGATGAACGTGTAGCTCGTAATGACTGCGGTCAGAACGAACATCGGCGTATCGACCGTTTCCATGCCGAGCCCGTATTTGATGATCCCTACGGCAATCAATGCCTGGATGAGACCGACCGTCGCGAGCACCGTCACTTTACTCGTGAACCAGCGGAACGGGCCGGTCGGCGGGATTGCCGGTTCGACGAGCGGGAAAACGATTGACAGCAGGAGGGCGCCGACGAACAGGCCGAGTGACAGGAAGTACGGCGCAAAGCCGGTTCCGTAGTTCGGCACTTCATTGACCGCATCTTTTTCGACATCAACCGGCGCGGCCGCCATTTCGTATGTCTTGTCTGTCGGCTTGACTTCAGAGGCCGTCTCGTTCGCTTCTGTAAGCTTTTCCTGCAGTGTGCCGGTTCCTTCGTTCAGTTCCTTGGCACCATCGGCAAGTGCTGCCGATCCATCCGCAAGATCACGTGATTTGGACGCAAGGGTTCCCGTGCCGTCCGTCAGTGTCTTCGTCCCTTCGGTCAGCGCCGTCAGACCGTTGACGAGCTGACCGGATCCTTCCTTGGCGGAAGCCGCGCCATCCGCAAGTCTGCCTGCCCCGGCGCTCAATGCATTGTTGCCGTCTGCAAGCGATGAAGCCCCCGCAAGAAGCTGGCCGGATTTACTGTTCAGTTCGTTCACACCTGCCAGTGCCTGCGCGTGCGCCCCTGCGAGCTGCCCGGCTGCTCCGTTCAGTTCCCTGGCGCCGGACCGCAGCGCGGCTGTCCCCGAAGATAATTCCCCAAGTCCGCCTGCCACTTGCGCGCTGCC comes from Sporosarcina trichiuri and encodes:
- a CDS encoding YhgE/Pip domain-containing protein, whose amino-acid sequence is MKKTMTGAEWKQLLRTRKMLVPMIAILFIPVLYAGMFLWAFWDPYANMDALPVAVVNMDEGADFEGTHLALGDDLVDKLTDSKQFDFKGISEAEARKGLNDQDYYMTIEIPDNFSEHATTLLDDTPEKLALIYKPNEGFNFLSAQIGETAMDRIKAEVNEKVSSTYAEQLFDSIKEMGDGFGEAADGAGKLHDGSGKLVSGTDDLKGYLEQLASSTVTLADGSDRLKKGVAEAANGASSLNAGLGTLVSGVGELQSGSQKAAAGANDLKSGIAQYTQGVEKLAGSYQQIGAKEKEFGAGVANLAEKSGSLNAAAGQLTGGAQQVNAGISQLSDQLAPILAQLPEEQQAALNGALGQLQAGSAQVAGGLGELSSGTAALRSGARELNGAAGQLAGAHAQALAGVNELNSKSGQLLAGASSLADGNNALSAGAGRLADGAASAKEGSGQLVNGLTALTEGTKTLTDGTGTLASKSRDLADGSAALADGAKELNEGTGTLQEKLTEANETASEVKPTDKTYEMAAAPVDVEKDAVNEVPNYGTGFAPYFLSLGLFVGALLLSIVFPLVEPAIPPTGPFRWFTSKVTVLATVGLIQALIAVGIIKYGLGMETVDTPMFVLTAVITSYTFIALVQLFVSVFSDAGRFLAILVLIMQLVTSAGTFPLELIPEPLQVFNKFLPMTYSVQAFKASISTGDMAHLWASNGVLLGFMAVCLALTAGYFALLFSKRYSKQEIAEA
- a CDS encoding glycosyltransferase family 2 protein encodes the protein MNRRLIILLTTAFLFIVLLVVAAVFNVKLLLFFTTALFLLLLGYYSMLTIAGLYNRLKGQEIPELAEYPSVDILIPAHNEGVVIQDTIEAMTRLNYPGNLQIYVLNDNSSDETGDIAEDFAATFTNVHHILVPPGEPKGKSRVLNYGLSISGGTYYCVYDADNQPDPEALVKLVAVAESNPKSAGAVGYVRTVNEQANWLTRMISIEFQVFQLLMQSGRWQLFKTGSLTGTNMLVRRSVIEELGGYDPYAIAEDAELTLRITKAGYYLPIVPDSITWEQEPETLGVYLKQRTRWLQGNLYIVEKTLTEPGYFKGKLLVHSIHQLLVYVVFWLFLVISYIWFILGLLDIFYIEYTYPLLFIWYLAYIVYTTQLFAAQATQRTFTPLNVFISVIMYFTYAQLFSYLFVRSLILYVKAKKNRQIIGWDKTERFKQK
- a CDS encoding EamA family transporter, whose amino-acid sequence is MERVKGLAMIISGAALWGLSGPMMEWILENSGMSVSFLLTNRLLIAGLLLITYLKLKGKPVMRPWRQKVWARQMVIFGVLGMLGVQFAFTSAISESNAVIATLFQFLSPIYVILFVSVRQRFVPPLAQIAGMLVTLGGLFLLLTNGSLSGFSLTPAAVFWGVAVGFAFTFYTLYPVRLMQEWGVLLSIGWAMVAGGAALFVMNPLRLFREFHYLLDWKVALMLLGVIIVGTVAFLLFLGSMKYISPIETSILSSFEPLTAMIVSVTWLGAVLGMWQLGGAIIMLLGVTGISIAGGKAKEETA
- a CDS encoding SDR family oxidoreductase, giving the protein MSENKYEKIDEQVKPQTQEQQPGVEEEMSPQPIYDDENYKGSGKLKGKKALISGGDSGIGRAVAVAFAKEGADVAIAYLSEDEDVDADKTVKLIEQYGGKAWKRRIDISDEENCETLIEDVVKEFGGLDVLVNNAGKQFPQKSLLDISGDQLRETFDTNFFGLFFLTRAALPHLKEGASIVNTSSVTAYNGSPGLLDYSATKGAITTFTRSLALNLAEKKIRVNAVAPGPIWTPLIPSTFDAKTVEAHGSDTPMKRRGEPAENAPAYVFLASDDASYMTGQTIHVDGGDYVGS
- a CDS encoding sensor domain-containing protein; translation: MTTLHEQHDLDMPDVRHSLDHYYMVTQTDAEGLVLSVNKNFLNVSNWTPKRVLGKTIWQLFDEDEKAQNTIHHIWTQLQSGKTWFGTAQKQKRTGEPYFTNMLAVPSMEEDGSLARALFLELDITEDIRLKERLEQIAFIDIETGLMSRHKLESLVNDMIREEKSFSFVYLSIDHYYTLKELQNGTDETELTQAFANRMKRYFQDNPIARIGSSQFVILTPFGDWYVQGFLDFLEQQPLYIGSEALPLSISGGIVRYPEDQKSYVTLLEAAVMTLDEVRKQGGGKIVSLSATSHKVLNRRSLINRKLLTALDHKALEVAFQPQYDVASKQVKVYEALVRWEDEELGTVSPDELIPIAESNGLIANIGEYVLSEAARLAVRLEEQEGSPHVSVNTSVREFSNHPMKENMLSILQTEGCRPGQLELEITEKFAFRAEEEQSIIQQMKELQDAGVNFILDDFGTGYASFRYMQYLPISKVKIDKVYMNSLVSHPKTQQLVEGMIQFSKTMGLYTIAEGVETQAQFDLLVSMGIDAVQGYYIGAPVPAEKLHLRN